In the genome of Pseudanabaena mucicola str. Chao 1806, the window GTGCAGGATCGATTGGTGTCCCAGGAGGGATATTTGGACCAATCAAAGCTGATTTATTAGTAAAATCATTATTGTTATCAGTTGGACCTACAGCAGCAGGAGTTCCATTTGGTCCATTTAAAATAGAAAGTGCATTAGGTACAGAAATTGTAAATGGATTGAAATTACCAATTGCGCTATTAGTACCAGTATTATTATTCTGATTATCAAGATTAGTTGCTGGAGTGGCAGTATAACCCGAATCTTGGGTTGTTGGGAAAGTGCCGCCAGCAAAGTTGTCTGGGTTTTGATCTCCTGAGTTATCGTAGACCTTGTTGGTGGCTGGATCGTTATTACCAGAAGTTGTACCTGCTACCTGAGCAATGTTGTAAATAGTTGTGGGTGTGGTTGCTGGTAGTGGAATTGGGGAAGTTATAACTTGAATATTAAATCCTGTAACAGTTGCTCCAGGTGCAACTGAAGTAAACACGTTAGGATCATTAATAAAACCAACCCTTCTGACCGAACCTAGTGCTGGTGCGGTAGTTGTCCAAGCAGCAGCATTGGCAGTGACTGTAATAGGATCATCAGTGCTATAGACGACTACCCATCCCGGAGGAGGAGTTGGCGCGGCATTAAGTACAGTATTTAGAGGAATCGCATCAGAAACTAAGATCCGAGTCGTGTTTGGAGTGCCATTAACAGTAATAGGTATACCAGCTAGAGCCGCAGGAGTAATGGCTGGAACTGAACCAGTTAAATCAGTATTCTCAACCCGTAAACTCAAACCATAGGTGATTACGTCGTCATTCAGAACAGATAGATTACCTGCATTATAGGCAGTTCTAGTTTTGAGAATAGTTGCTAAAGCCTTAGTTGCCGCAGTATTACCTACTGCAGTTTGCTGAGTCGCACTCGCTTCTCTAACCCCATTAGTTGGTGGTCCCGATGTATTTCCATTGTCTACGGTGTAAACGTCACCACCATCAGCAATTCTTGGTTGGTTCTGAGCATTACCGGGGGTTTGACCTAGTCTAACAGCGATGACATCTCCTGGTAGTGCGATAGTTTGCACGGTAATCGGCACACGCACTTGCACAGTGCCATTTACAGGGATAGCGGCTGTTGTTATACCACCAGGAGGAATATTCGTCCAAGTCACCCCGCCATCAGTGCTGTATTGTAATGTCCCATTAGGTGGAATATTACCATTTTTGTCTGTGGGTAGTACGCCATTAACTGTTGCTGGACCTGTTGTTGTGGCTAGGTTAGGGATCTGGAATTTAGTTGGAGCATTACCGACGTTGGTTACGGTGTAGGTGTAAATCAGTAAATCATTAACCGCAACAGATCCTCCATTGCTGTCAGTAATTCCAGAGGCTGTTACCGTGATACCTGCAATTTCTGCAACTGTAACCGTAACTTCATTAGATGTTGTATTAATCTGATTCCCAGGATTATTAGGATCTTCATAAGTACCTGTAGCCCTGTTCAGAATTTGGGTTCCTGCGGGAGTTTGCGGAACAGGTTGCGCTGATACGATTAGGGGAGCAAGCTGCCAAGTGGCAACAAAAGATGCTGTCGCGAGAAGAAAATAACGGATCATAGGAATGCTAGTCGCTCTTCTTGGATAGCTTGTTTTTAGCCAATGGATATTTTTTTGCAAGTGACACGTCTCCTATTTTGCTGATTTTTATATAAAGTATTTATCGATAATTGATTAGCTAGGACTTACGCAAACCGAACGAATTTATTAGGCTTGAGGTAGATGTGGTGCGGGCTTCGCCCGCACCACATCTACCCAATGCGTAAGTCCTATTAGCATTCAAAATTAAAATACTCTAACTTGTAGTGGATTTGGGGGATTTAGATACTCTTAACTCCTTAATTACAGCCTATTGATGCTTTGAGTAGTACAGAAATATTTTTGAGTAATCGCAAAGCGCCACTCTCAAAGATATTTCTGGGTTTTGAGTAAGAGCAAAGCACTGTGATAATACAAATAAATAGTATTGCTTACTTCACTGTGCAGAGAATTAAGGCACTACAAGATTTTTCCCCGACTTCGGCAGGGGATCTTTCTTTGTACTTCACTTGTTTGCAAAGCAATATATCATTTTTCTTTTCAAAAAAAATATATTGCCGAATTAACGATTTTCTGAAAGCGTGTTTGAAAAGTTTTACTCTAGCCGCCCAATTCTGGCAGGGTGGTTTCATTACATCAGTTATAGCGGTTTTCAAATGAGTACACACTCATTTGAAAACAAAAAATCAGTCCCATTAAGAGTTTTGAGTTTTCATTTTGCCGTAGGCAAAATGAAAACCGCTATAGTAATCGTTACGAATCTTAGTCACTTTTTACTAGGTAGATCGCAGTGAGTAGAATTAATCATAATTTTGCTCACTAACCTTAATTTAGTAAGTAGCTAGACATAAGTAAACTAGAAACCGAGAGTTTTGTTCCGCCCGCGTAGCGGGCGGAACAAAACTCTCGGTTTGGGTTTTAATTAAGTTGAGCTACTTATTTGGTTTATCATGAAGACAACTAATTTGAATATCGGATTGAAATCTGGCTTCAATTTTAAGATTCCAGTTAAAGCATTTGTCTTTACATTTCTAGCGATCGCTACTTTTAGCGTAGTAGTATTTCAAACACCGCAAAGCCTCTATTCCCAAACCATTCCTGATGACTTAATCAATAGGTACAATCTTGCTGTTGCCGATGCCAAGATTGCAGAACTAAATGAAGTTTCCCAAAACTTAGTGGCAATTACAAAAGATAATCCATTCTTGATTTGGCAAAACAAAACCGTACCCAAGGACAAAATATTGGTCGTGACTTGGACAAGTTTTACGGGTTATGACAATCAGGTTGGTCAATCCACTACGTCAACTCGCCAAACATGGGTAACAGTAGCTCCTGAATTACAGAATTTTTGCAAGGAGAAATTAAAAGATGTCCCTAATCAAAGCGATCGCGTTCTGCGGCTAGAGCAACTCCTAGGACTACCTCCCAACAATGGCAAAACCCGTTTTGTTGAATTTTGGGTCAGTCCTGACAATCTATTTCGCCCCAGCGCTGATGACGAAATTACAGATCGCACTGCCTTTGGTGAATTTACCCAGATACCCGCATCCCCTGACGCAAATATCAAACTCTCACATCTTCAGTGGTTTGAAAATTTAAGATCTCAGTCCTATAAAACTACAGGGGGCTATCCTTGGACAAGAATGGGCTATACCTATGATTGGGGAAATCCTAATAGTGAAGTGGGTCTGAGCGAATTTGTGATTAACACAGGTACAGCGTTCGAGGTTAAATCCGTACAGACTACTGATAAATATTGCATATCCTAAGAATCAAAACCCAAACCATAGTTTTGTTCCGACCGCGTAGCGGGCGGAACAAAACTATGGTTTATTAGTTTACTTATGTCTAGCTACTTAATTAAGAAGTTTATGCGTTAACTTCTAGGGGTTTCACCTGAGCTAACAAATTTGAGAGAAACTCACCTTCAATCACTTCTGTTTCTAAAAGCTTCTCAGAGATCGACTCTAGTAAATCACGATTAGTGTTGAGAATTGCTAGTGCTTTTGCATGAGCATTCTCGACGATGGTTTTGATTTCCTTGTCGATCGCTTCCGATGTGGCAGGGCTGACATTGCGAGCCATTTCCATACCACCGAGGAATTGATTTTGCTGCTTTTGGTAAGCTAGAGGTCCTAAAACTTCGCTCATGCCATAGCTAGTGACCATTTTATCAGCGAGTTCCGTAGCCCGTTGCAGATCGTTAGATGCGCCAGTGGTGATGCTACCAAAGATGATTTCTTCAGCAGAGCGCCCACCGAGGAGGGTGGCAATTTGTGCTTCGATTTCTTCTTTGCTCATCAAGAAGCGATCTTCCGTTGGTAATTGCAAGGTGTAACCGAGGGCTGCCATGCCGCGAGGGACAATCGAAATCTTCTCAACTCTACCACTTCCAGGGTTCAAGGCTCCCACAAGGGCATGACCAACTTCGTGATAGGCAACGATCCGTTTCTCATTCTCATTGAGAACGCGACTCTTCTTTTCGAGCCCAGCGACGACACGTTCCACAGCTTCGGCGAAGTCTTCTAATAAGACTGTTTCTCGTCCAGCACGGGCCGCTAGTAGCGCCGCTTCGTTTACTAGGTTAGCGAGGTCTGCACCTGCAAATCCTGAAGTACGGGTCGCGATCGTTTCCAGATCAATACTGCTATCAAGGGTGACTTTTGCAGCATGAATTTTGAGGATTTCTAAGCGTCCACTCTTGTCGGGGCGATCGACCAAGACTTGACGATCAAAACGTCCAGGACGGAGTAGCGCTTGGTCAAGGGTTTCGGGGCGGTTAGTTGCGGCAAGAACGATTACTGTCGTTCCATCTACGCCAAAACCATCCATTTCCGTAAGCAGTTGGTTGAGCGTTTGTTCGCGTTCATCATTACCGCCATACATGCCACCGCTAGAGCGAGCCTTACCGATCGCATCTAGTTCATCGATAAAGATGATACAAGGGGATTGTTTTTTCGCTTGTTCAAATAGGTCACGGACACGGGAGGAACCTACACCGACAAAGAGTTCGACAAATTCTGAACCAGAGATACTGAAGAAGGGAACACCTGCTTCGCCTGCCACTGCTTTAGCAAGGAGGGTTTTACCAGTTCCAGGAGGACCAACCAGCAGGACACCTTTGGGAATCTTTGCACCAATTTTAGTGTATTTCTCAGGAGTCTTCAGAAACTGGACAATTTCTTGTAGTTCTTGCTTAGCTTCATCGACACCAGCCACATCGGCAAAAAGAGTCTTGGTGGATTCACCTTCGACATAGACCTTTGCCTTGCTCTTGCCAATTTGCAAACCTCCAGGAGCACCGCCACCACCGTTACGACTAAACAGTTGGAAGATACCGACAAAGATGAGCGGAGGAATCACCCAACTTAGTAATGTACCGAAGAAATTATCTTTCTTGACAGGAGCTGCCGCAAATTCTACGCCATTCTTTTCAAGGCGTTCGGGTAAATTCAAGTCAAAAATAGGGGTTGTAGAAATGACATCCCCAGGAATGTCAGGGCTAACCCCTCTGAGTTGATAGGTGATTTGGTCTTGTCCAATATAGACTCTTGCCACATTACCTTCTTCGACCTCATGGACGAATAGGCTATAGGGAACACGAGGCAAAGCAGGTGCAAATAAATTTGGGAGAAAAATGTTTATTATGAGCAATGCTGAGCCGATCAATAATAGGACATTGCCAATCAGACGAGCACGCGATCGCTTGGGATCTTCTTTTTTAACAGCCATTTTTTTATACTTTAAGATTTGTTGCTAAAGCCATTATAGAAATGTTATTTTACTAATGCTAGGCTGCAAACGTAGGGATAGCCGTCTGTATCGCTAGGAAGACAAGCTAAAAATTACCACTAACAGCAAAATATATCCCTGAGTCTTGAAGGTTAGTATAAGGATTTCCCGCATTAATCAAAGGGATTCCATAATCTAGGCGAAAAGTGAAATTACGAGATGGTTGGTAAATTGCACCCAATCCAATACCCAAAAGAGACTGGTTGCCAAAGTTATTATTCCGAGCATTCCAGATTGCTCCTGCTTCCATAAAAGGTAAAACCTTGACAATCGGAATACCCTCAAGATCACGCACAGCTGGTATCTGAATCTCTAACGAACTTTGAATGCCATTATCACCAACTAATTGACTCTGACGATACCCACGAACAGACTGAGGTCCACCAATACTAAAGCGATTAGAAGAAAGGAGAGAATCGCCAGCTAACTGAAGATTAAAACGAAAGGTAGCAAGAGTATCCTTATCTTCACCCAATCTTTGTACTCTTAAAAGTTGACCTACCCAATAAAAAAACCTTCCATCTGGGGAGTTGTCATTGCGGATAGTAGCTCCCAACATGCCTAACCCAAAATTGAAAGAGGAGCGTAAAGCCCAAGCCCCAGAATTATCGCGCCTGATATATTCTTGGTTAAGATTCAGAACACGAGTTTGAGAATTTCCATCATCAAAGAGTAAATTCTGAAAATTAAAAGACTCGCCATCTAGAAAAGAAGAACTATTCCCAAAGCTAAAACCAACTCCAAGAGTAAACTCTTCAGTTAAAGAACGTACTATTGGCTGACGATATGCTAATTCAAATGTCTGGGTATTAGTAGAAATATTGAGCGTATTGAAGGGTGGCTCTGTAACAGGACTTTGCCCCGTGGAAAAGTTAAATCCTAGTGTTCCACCCATAGGATTAATGGGATAGAAGTATCCTAAACTATAGTTGTCCGAACTGCCTGATCGCGTGTAGCTAAGATAAATAGAGTCACCATTACCAGTCAGGTTTGCCTCTTGAACTGTAGCTCCAACACGAAAGATTCCTGACGATGTGTTTCCATAATTGTCAATGAATGTATTTACAGAGAAGGTTTTCGCCTCGCTCAAAGTAACGTTTACAATATTTTGATCTGGAGTGCTGCCTGAGATGAGATTGGCTTTGATATCAGCAACTAAGGGATCGGCACGCAATAGCTGAAGTTTTTCTTCTATATTTGTAAAGTTGAGAGGATGCGTTGCACCTAGAGCAATGCGATCGCGTATATAGTTATCATTTAACCTACCATCTACTTTCCCTGCTCGTCCAATATCTATACGTTCGATTTTACCTTCCAAAACTTGGATTTTAACAACTCCATCTTTAATATCTTGGGGCGGAAGAAAAGCTCTTGAAGTAATAAAATTATTTTCTTGATATATTTTGGTGATTTTATCTGCAATCTCGCTGATTTGAGAGATTGTGGCGGATTTACCGATTAAAGGAGATGTAAGTTGATCAATTTGGTTCGGAGTGAGAATAGTACTGCCAACAATATCAATACGCTTGATCGAAATTGGAACTTCAACAGGTGCAGCATTTTGAGTATTATCTGTAGGAGGCTTAGTTTGTGCGATCGCCTGATTTTGAGGAGTTGTAGCAATTAGAGAATTGAATTCGGCACATGCAGGAGCATCAAATTTCAATACCAATAGCTGACAGACAGATAGACTAGCCAATAGGCAAAAGCAGTTTTTGGGGAGAAATAGATGGATACAACTCACAACTTTACCTCATACCTTTGTTAGGTTGACTCTAAGCTAATCACAATCTACGCAATTTATCTAGCGTTAAATTTACGAATAGGACTTACGCATTGGGTAGATATGTTGCGGGCTTCGCCCGCAACATATCTACCTCAAGCCTAATAAATTCATTCGGTTTGCGTAAGTCCTACATCAATTAAATTATATTGCAATATATAGGACTTTTAAAACAAGATAATTACGGAGAAAGCTATATAGCGTTTACCAGTTGGTGAAATACAGGTTTGTTTACCTGCCAAAGGCAGGGAAACAAATTATGTTATAGTTTCGTTACTTGAGAGCATATTTGATAAGTATTTAGGGTAGCCATGCAATGTAATTGTGTTGCGGGCGCGAAGCGCCCGCAACACAATTACTAAAAAATCACTTTGCAGCACTACCGTATTTAGCAAAGGCAAAGGCTCAAAAAAGCTGCTTCACATTCCTCTCAAACGCTCCGCTTAACTTCTCAAACCCTCTCTAAAGTCATGAGTAATCGCGTTCTATTGAGCCTTGCAATAATGATATCCTATGGATATAGCCTACAACCAGTATCCGCACAGATCCAGATCGATGGGAGCACCGCAACACAAGTCAATGGCAATACCATCTCTCCAACTGGCTCAGGCACTGTAAGCAATGGCAATCTCTTTCATAGCTTTAATCAATTCAACGTAACACAAACAGGGGTTATTTTTAATACGGGGAACTCCAACGTTAATGGAGCAAATATTAACAACATAATCAACCGAGTTACAGGAGATACACCCTCTAGTATTTTAGGCACAATACAAAGTCGCCAATCCTTCCCTAACGCAAATGTATATCTAATTAATCCAAATGGGATTGTGTTTGGGCAGAATGCTAAGTTAGATATTGGCGGTTCATTTCATGCAAATACAGGAACAGGGCTAACCTTTAGCAATAATCAAACCCTTAGTGTTGATAAAAATTCCACAGTATTTCCTAGTGGAGATCCTCAGAAGATTCTATTTACAATCAATCAACCCGCAGGAATTATTAATCAAGGTAACTTACAAGTTGATGCTGGAAAAAGTATTACTTTTACTGGTGGAACAATAGTTCAGACAGGTAGTTTGACAGCACCTAATGGCAATGTTGCTATAACATCAGTTTTAGGAAATAGACAAGTAGAACTAAGATCGCCTGATGCTGTTTTAGGATTAACGGTTGAATCAAGTGGATTATCACCTGATTGGAATGGAAAAATTACTGACCTGCCTAATCTAGCGGCTCTTTTGACAAGTAAAGTTCCTACCGCAAATCAAGTGGTGATCAAACCCGATGGCTCGTTAGTTTTGGTTGAGGCGGTCACAAGTCCTGATATTCTAGTGTCCAATGGTACATCGGTGGTATCGGGGAAAATCGATGTTTCTTCGCCGCTATTTCAAGGTGGCAATGTAGGGATTTTTGGGAATCAAGTTTCACTAGTCAACGCGAAGATAGATGCTTCTGGGCTGACGGGTGGTGGAACGGTTTTAGTTGGAGGGAATTTGCAAGGTAAAGGAATTCAGCCAAATGCTGTACGCACATTTGTTGATTCTTCTTCGATGATTAATGTTAGTGCGATTCTCAATGGTAATGGCGGCAAAGCGATTATTTGGGCGGATCGCTCCACAGAATTTCTTGGCACTATCGTCGCAAATGCAGGAGATACTTCTGGAAATGGTGGTTTTGTGGAAGTATCAGGGAAAGAAAGTCTTAACTATCGTGGATCGGTTAGTACACTTGCTCCCAACGGCAAAATTGGCAGTCTTCTCCTCGATCCGACAAATATTAATATTGTGCTTATTCCTCTTCTTCCTGAAGATATTAATGTGACATTGATTAACAATGCGCTCTCTAATGTGATTTTACAAGCAACAAATGATATTAATTTTCAAACATCTGTTAATGTGTCTGCTGTTGGCGTGGGGTTGACTGCTCAGGCAGGACGAGATATCAACTTCAATGACTCAATTAGTACAAATGGAGGAGCATTGAATTTTTCAGCAGGTAGAAATATTATTGGAGCTAATTTGACAGGAAATATTTCTACATCTAGTAGTATTGTTAATGCTGGTAATGTCACTCTCGCTGCTGATGGCAATATTATTGTTAATAGTATTCAAGCTACTTCCACTGTTGGAGATGGAGGTAATGTCACTCTTGCTGCTGGTGGCAAAATTCAAACCACAGGAGCGTCGCTTTTTGCTGGTATCTCATACAGTATCGTTACGAATTCTTCAACTGTAGGAAATGCAGGAAATATTTCGCTCACGAGTACTAACGGAGAAATTGATGTCAGTTCGGATAGAGTCCAAGCTGTAGCGTTTAATGGGAACTCTGGAAATATTACATTTAATGCCTTTGGCGATATTACTACTGGCTCTGGGATATTTCCATTTGCAGCAGTAGCTTCTTTTATAGCATTTGGTGGATCTGGAAATGCTGGTTTCATTTCTTTTACTAGTACAGCAGGCTCGATTGATACTTCTCAGGGATATGTAGATGCTTCTGGAAACAACATCACATTTCGAGCAGCACAAAATATTAGGACTCAGCAGCTAAATGCGATTGGTACTAATGTGGGAGGTACAATTTCTCTCATCAGTACTGGGGGCTCCATTGATACTAGTATCGGTAGTGGGGTACTGCGTGTCGATGCTACTAACGGAAGTGCAGGTAATATCCTCATACAGGCGGCAGGCGATATTAAAACGAGATTAGTAAATGCTCAACCTGTAACGGGACTCGGTGGAAAAGTCGAAATGATTTCAGGCAGCTCAATTGATACAACCCTAGGCGCTATTACAGTGAATGGTTCTAATGGAGATGCGGGGAGCATTTTTCTCCAAAGTTTTGGCAATATTTCGACTGGGCAGTTGACGGCTGGTGTATTAACAGGAACAGGAAATGCGGGACAAATTACGTTAATCAGTAGCAATGGTGCAATTAATACTTCTACTTCTACTGTGCGAGCGAGAACTCTATCGGGGGTAAACGGATTAGGCGGTAAAATTAGCTTTCAATCAGATGGCAATATTACTACTGGCGAAATCTTAGCTACGGGTAGTTTAGGTGGAGGTACTGTGAAATTAACTAGCCAAAATGGAGCGATTAATACCATTCCTGGAGTCAATATTGATACGAGTTCCACTGTAGGTAACGGTGGCGACATTATTTTCTCTGCATATAGCAGTATCACTACAAATGCACTGATCGCTAAGAGTGATTTCGGCAATGGTGGGCGTATTGACCTCGATCCCATTGGCGATATTGTCTTTACTTATGCTGATACTTCTGGAGCTATTCAGGGTGGTAATTTTCGCGCATTTTCTTCAGGCGGGAATATTCGGGCGACCAGTACGAATCCTCTGCTAGGCTCTTGCTTTGGTTCCAGTATTTGCACAGCAGGAGGAACTGGAGGCTTAGTGTTTATTCGTCATGGAGGACTTAACCCGTTTATTATTGGAGATCCTTCAAAGAATGGAACCCTTGGTACTGTTACAACAGGAACTTCTACTCTGGAGTTAGGTAAAGTTATTCCTGTTGGTACGAGTATTTTTGCTCAAGGCAATATAGCCATTGCTCCATCGGGTAATGCTGTACTTGAACCACCATCAAGCGATAATGATAAAGTATGGAAACTTTCTGATGTGGACGAACAAAAACTGCTCGGAATTCGCAATGTCTTAAAAGAACAAGTTGATTTAGCATTTCAGAAACAGGATTTAGCCAAGGCTTTCGATCTTATTGAAAGAGCCTATGTATCAGAACTAGAGATCTTTTTGGGTAACTCTCTTAAAGTTAAACCAATTGATATCGCGAATGCTCAAGATATACTTGGTGATATTGCCAAACGGACTGGGAGTGCCGCCGCACTAATTTATCCCATAGTTCTGAGCGATCGCTTAGAAATTATGGTCATTCCTCCCAAAGACAAGGGTAAGCCTTTTAGTGTGTCCAACCGAGCCGATACAGAACAGGTGATGAATGATGTACTGGTGCAGTATCGTTCAGAGTTGATTGATTCTTCCTCAAATGATTATTTAGCCAATGCCCAAAAGTTGTACAACTGGATTATGCGTCCTATTGACGCAGAGTTACAAGCCCGCAAGATCGATACGGTTGTCTTTGTCATGGATTCGGGACTGCGTGTAATTCCTCCAGGAGCGCTTCATGATGGTAAACAGTTTCTAGTCGAACGCTATGCGGCAGTTAATATTGCCGCTTTGCGGTTGACAAGACTTGAAGATCGCGATCGCAAAAATACTCGCATCTTAGCAATGGGTTTGACCGAATCAGTTAGTGGATTTAGTGCTTTGCCTTCTGTAGAGGTTGAAATTCGTACCATTAATTCTGAATTACTAGCAGGTACTTCTTTATTGAATAAAGAATTCACGGTAAGTAATTTGCAGGCTCAGAGATTGCAGAATGATTATGGAATTGTGCATTTGGCAACCCATGGTAAGTTTATCAGTGATAATGCTAATGATTCGTTCATTCAGTTTTGGGATAGTCGGTTAACTTTAGAACGTATTCCTCGATTGCGTTTTGATAGTCCTGTGGTGGAGATGCTAACCCTTAGTGCTTGTGAGACCTCTGTGGGGAATAATTTGGGTATTAGCGGTTTGGCTGTAGATTCAGGCGCTAGAAGTGTCTTGGCTTCTCTCTGGGCGATCTCCGATGCAGGTACAGCGCCATTAATGATTAATTTCTATAAGCTATTTCCTGAGGCTAAAACCAAAGCTTTAGCTCTGCAACAGGCGCAGCGATCGCTGATAGATGGTAGCTTAAGAATTGAAAACAACAAAATTATTGGTATTCAGGGGATTCCTCCCATTTCTCTCAATAACAACGTTGGTAAATTAGATTTGCGCCATCCCTTTTTCTGGGCTCCCTTTGTACTTATTGGCAATTGGCTCTAAAAGAACTACTGCAATTTTCAAACGAGTGCATAAGAGTTTTAAATTTAGGACTTACACAATTAAATCCTGTGGTGATTTCTGCTAGGTTTACTGTCTTTACTCGCATTAGCGCAATCAAGAACATGGACACAAAAACTAATCTTGCTCCATGCCAGTGCAGATGTTGCTGCAATTTTTCGCTAAGAAATAGGTTAATCTCTTCCATCGGGGTTTTATGAATGGTGTAGTTATCTTCTATAAAGTCCCTTCCTGTCTACTTTTGCAACTTTTTGTCCTGTACTAAGATTGACAGGCTATACCTTTGGGAGCTTTTTTGATCTTTTTTATCCCTAATAGCTTCTCAAATACGCTCTTAGACTGCTCATAATTTCTCAAACATATTCAATAAGAGCAATCGACTCCAGTACAAAGTCTGGTAAACCAATTTTTTGCAATTACTCTTAAAGCAAAATCATGCCCCAGCCTACCACCAGTAAATGCATAGCTCAGTGCAAAATCTAAATTTGAACTGTATCGATCCCTAACGATTGAGCGCAATCCCTTTAAATCAAAGACTGGAATTTTTAATTCTTTAGGAAGTGGCTCCATTTCTGACAATTCTTTGAGTGCGATCCATCGGTGATGCCCAGAATCTAAGCTGATTTTACAAGGATTTTGGCGATCGCGAGTCATCAGACTAACAAGAGGGATACCCATCCAACCATGAGCCAAAATACTCGATTTATAAGCACCTACTAAATCTGAGTTGTACTCGTCACGACTACCACATTGACTAAAAGCATTAAAAAAATTTTTTGGCGGAAACCAATAAGCAGATAGCAGCATTTTGCTTACTGTAGTTACCGCATCTAGTTTTTGTTCTTTTGAAAATTTCTCATCATTTTCTTCTCTAAAATGTTGCCATTCAAAATTACTCCAATCTGCTGTTTTTAATAGTAATAATTCTCGATCAAAATCAAAAGCATCAGGTTGTGAAATAGATTCTGCGGAAACCG includes:
- a CDS encoding ShlB/FhaC/HecB family hemolysin secretion/activation protein — protein: MSCIHLFLPKNCFCLLASLSVCQLLVLKFDAPACAEFNSLIATTPQNQAIAQTKPPTDNTQNAAPVEVPISIKRIDIVGSTILTPNQIDQLTSPLIGKSATISQISEIADKITKIYQENNFITSRAFLPPQDIKDGVVKIQVLEGKIERIDIGRAGKVDGRLNDNYIRDRIALGATHPLNFTNIEEKLQLLRADPLVADIKANLISGSTPDQNIVNVTLSEAKTFSVNTFIDNYGNTSSGIFRVGATVQEANLTGNGDSIYLSYTRSGSSDNYSLGYFYPINPMGGTLGFNFSTGQSPVTEPPFNTLNISTNTQTFELAYRQPIVRSLTEEFTLGVGFSFGNSSSFLDGESFNFQNLLFDDGNSQTRVLNLNQEYIRRDNSGAWALRSSFNFGLGMLGATIRNDNSPDGRFFYWVGQLLRVQRLGEDKDTLATFRFNLQLAGDSLLSSNRFSIGGPQSVRGYRQSQLVGDNGIQSSLEIQIPAVRDLEGIPIVKVLPFMEAGAIWNARNNNFGNQSLLGIGLGAIYQPSRNFTFRLDYGIPLINAGNPYTNLQDSGIYFAVSGNF
- the ftsH gene encoding ATP-dependent zinc metalloprotease FtsH; translated protein: MAVKKEDPKRSRARLIGNVLLLIGSALLIINIFLPNLFAPALPRVPYSLFVHEVEEGNVARVYIGQDQITYQLRGVSPDIPGDVISTTPIFDLNLPERLEKNGVEFAAAPVKKDNFFGTLLSWVIPPLIFVGIFQLFSRNGGGGAPGGLQIGKSKAKVYVEGESTKTLFADVAGVDEAKQELQEIVQFLKTPEKYTKIGAKIPKGVLLVGPPGTGKTLLAKAVAGEAGVPFFSISGSEFVELFVGVGSSRVRDLFEQAKKQSPCIIFIDELDAIGKARSSGGMYGGNDEREQTLNQLLTEMDGFGVDGTTVIVLAATNRPETLDQALLRPGRFDRQVLVDRPDKSGRLEILKIHAAKVTLDSSIDLETIATRTSGFAGADLANLVNEAALLAARAGRETVLLEDFAEAVERVVAGLEKKSRVLNENEKRIVAYHEVGHALVGALNPGSGRVEKISIVPRGMAALGYTLQLPTEDRFLMSKEEIEAQIATLLGGRSAEEIIFGSITTGASNDLQRATELADKMVTSYGMSEVLGPLAYQKQQNQFLGGMEMARNVSPATSEAIDKEIKTIVENAHAKALAILNTNRDLLESISEKLLETEVIEGEFLSNLLAQVKPLEVNA
- a CDS encoding beta strand repeat-containing protein, coding for MIRYFLLATASFVATWQLAPLIVSAQPVPQTPAGTQILNRATGTYEDPNNPGNQINTTSNEVTVTVAEIAGITVTASGITDSNGGSVAVNDLLIYTYTVTNVGNAPTKFQIPNLATTTGPATVNGVLPTDKNGNIPPNGTLQYSTDGGVTWTNIPPGGITTAAIPVNGTVQVRVPITVQTIALPGDVIAVRLGQTPGNAQNQPRIADGGDVYTVDNGNTSGPPTNGVREASATQQTAVGNTAATKALATILKTRTAYNAGNLSVLNDDVITYGLSLRVENTDLTGSVPAITPAALAGIPITVNGTPNTTRILVSDAIPLNTVLNAAPTPPPGWVVVYSTDDPITVTANAAAWTTTAPALGSVRRVGFINDPNVFTSVAPGATVTGFNIQVITSPIPLPATTPTTIYNIAQVAGTTSGNNDPATNKVYDNSGDQNPDNFAGGTFPTTQDSGYTATPATNLDNQNNNTGTNSAIGNFNPFTISVPNALSILNGPNGTPAAVGPTDNNNDFTNKSALIGPNIPPGTPIDPAPVSFTNTVVNNGTTAGNIALIPTPPAILTDLPTNTVVTISYQSTSATYSYNGTTFVFVSAVGNAANGNPISATNPVSIPAAAVPINSGANANYGVSVDLPPGTPLSTDTTAQGTPVTTTIQRGFPVPITAFLDVNNNGAIDPDPLVEPRNITIDRVYTGFLQLLKESRILQGTGAAVQGTDGTFSIGPKKPAPGNIIEYRITYKNISESISGTGNVILNADKVVITEDGTAGTNNWAIDNPPTNGVIDTSNVVGSAKDSGASTITFFNGIPAVLGSDITGLTAATDVTKYVNTVTGVVPPQTTRTFTFQRKLN